A DNA window from Gillisia sp. Hel1_33_143 contains the following coding sequences:
- the xerA gene encoding site-specific tyrosine recombinase/integron integrase, whose amino-acid sequence MEQVRLFPLNHKRALQIGIAFKFDNELKTHIKQLTDLNWSKTHSCFYVPFTQKNKAELYWHLKKVNCEMDYSRLQSFKLEVTETQEILKFSPSDHVDTMREFESYLNGNRYSQSTVDTYCHFVSMLLKFLKKPVSEFTNRDIELFVEKEIAAPGYSISTHRQCISALKHFADLHEQSQIDSDKLKRPDKSKYLPVVLSKEQVIDLLRATRNLKHRAVLALIYSSGLRVGELLSLQIKEIDVDRKQILIKNGKGRKDRYVMLAESFIPLLLNYLGTYRPERYFVEGQEGEVYSSSSVRMFLKIACRRAKINKKVTPHTLRHSYATHMLENGIDLRYIQELLGHSRPETTMIYTHVTQRDLMKIRSPLDVTLGALAKTANTDGNLRLSRNILE is encoded by the coding sequence ATGGAGCAAGTACGACTATTTCCGCTAAATCATAAGAGGGCCCTGCAAATTGGGATCGCTTTTAAATTTGATAATGAGCTAAAAACTCATATTAAACAACTTACAGACCTTAATTGGAGCAAAACGCATTCTTGCTTTTATGTACCATTCACTCAAAAGAATAAAGCTGAATTGTATTGGCATCTTAAAAAAGTGAATTGTGAAATGGATTATTCCAGATTGCAAAGCTTTAAACTTGAGGTTACAGAAACTCAGGAAATTTTAAAATTTTCTCCCTCAGATCATGTTGATACGATGAGAGAGTTCGAAAGTTATCTAAATGGAAACAGGTATAGCCAGAGCACGGTGGATACTTATTGTCATTTTGTTTCTATGCTCTTAAAGTTTTTGAAGAAACCCGTTTCAGAATTTACCAATAGAGATATTGAGTTGTTTGTTGAAAAGGAGATTGCAGCACCGGGATATTCTATAAGTACACATAGGCAATGTATAAGTGCGTTAAAGCATTTTGCAGATCTGCATGAGCAATCTCAAATTGATTCTGATAAGTTAAAACGACCCGATAAAAGTAAATATCTGCCGGTGGTACTTTCTAAAGAACAGGTGATAGATCTATTACGTGCCACTAGAAATTTAAAACATCGAGCGGTGTTGGCGCTTATCTATTCTTCTGGACTAAGGGTTGGGGAATTGCTGAGTTTACAGATCAAGGAAATTGATGTAGATAGAAAGCAAATTTTGATTAAGAATGGAAAAGGTAGAAAAGACCGTTATGTGATGTTAGCTGAAAGTTTTATTCCGCTGCTTTTAAATTATCTGGGAACTTACAGACCAGAGAGATACTTTGTAGAAGGTCAGGAAGGTGAGGTTTACAGTTCGTCTTCGGTACGCATGTTCTTAAAGATAGCCTGTAGAAGAGCTAAGATCAACAAAAAAGTGACACCCCATACATTGCGACACTCTTACGCTACCCATATGTTGGAGAATGGTATAGATCTAAGATACATTCAAGAACTCTTAGGCCACAGCAGACCGGAAACTACGATGATCTACACACACGTAACTCAACGCGACCTGATGAAGATTAGAAGTCCATTGGATGTCACTTTAGGCGCACTCGCCAAAACTGCTAATACCGATGGAAACCTGCGCTTATCCCGGAACATTCTCGAATAA
- the lepB gene encoding signal peptidase I, with translation MRKIAFYILIGLVLIFLIFRIGNWTGYLQNFRVYSTENEPTLHEQDWIFGTNLIEPRRLNFISYKVKEEKTDPYLKTHRLIGLPDDTLEIRNGVVFINGKNIDKQLNLKQTYIASYEQINILKNKIKNLKVDRNKIVGLDSLIVNLSDKEVKKTFKPEMPIFDKPDKTIEEIYQKPWSQDQFGPLIIPENKYFAIGDNRDVSYDSRYLGMIDKSDITAVLFVE, from the coding sequence ATGAGAAAAATTGCGTTTTATATATTAATCGGACTAGTTCTAATATTTCTAATTTTTCGAATTGGAAATTGGACTGGTTATTTACAAAACTTCAGAGTTTATTCAACTGAAAATGAACCTACTCTTCACGAACAAGATTGGATATTTGGGACAAACCTAATAGAGCCAAGAAGACTTAATTTTATATCTTATAAGGTCAAAGAAGAAAAAACAGATCCTTATCTAAAAACGCACAGATTAATCGGACTTCCGGATGATACTCTTGAAATAAGAAATGGTGTTGTTTTTATAAATGGAAAAAATATTGATAAGCAATTAAATTTAAAACAAACTTACATTGCTAGCTACGAGCAAATAAATATTTTGAAAAATAAGATTAAAAACTTAAAAGTGGATAGAAATAAAATAGTTGGCTTAGACTCCTTAATTGTGAATCTTTCAGATAAAGAAGTAAAAAAAACTTTTAAACCAGAAATGCCAATTTTTGACAAACCAGACAAAACAATTGAGGAAATATATCAGAAACCCTGGAGTCAGGATCAATTTGGTCCATTAATAATTCCCGAAAATAAATATTTCGCTATTGGAGATAACAGAGATGTGAGTTATGATTCCAGATACCTAGGTATGATTGATAAATCTGATATAACTGCCGTGTTATTCGTGGAATAA
- a CDS encoding carboxypeptidase-like regulatory domain-containing protein produces MNKNSLALIFFLILFSTGFLQGQEILGNISDEKNNEPLPYVNIGIPNKNFGTVSDENGNFKLKLNSEIEENDTIVFSYIGYNSIKKLVSELKIQTNTLMMTPDDNNLGEVVFKTKKLKEKRLGRTNKGLGLMHWNFYSSKEKDVDDRLSKEVGMNFKLRRNCRLENFNFAITSNEFKSLKFRINIYDIKNDKPDSLIITENIIFELKDQILGWNSIDLNPYNIYLKQDLEEFVVTIQWVESKKENKKSKFFGIPASTSPFHKIYYREKAMDDFESQT; encoded by the coding sequence ATGAACAAAAATTCACTCGCTCTTATATTTTTCTTAATTCTGTTTTCAACAGGATTTTTACAAGGCCAAGAAATACTTGGAAATATATCTGATGAAAAAAATAATGAACCTCTACCTTATGTAAATATTGGAATTCCTAATAAAAATTTTGGAACAGTTTCGGATGAAAATGGGAACTTTAAATTGAAATTGAATTCAGAAATTGAAGAAAATGACACCATCGTCTTTTCATATATTGGATACAATTCTATCAAAAAATTAGTGTCAGAATTGAAAATTCAAACTAATACCTTAATGATGACACCGGACGACAATAATTTAGGTGAAGTAGTTTTCAAAACGAAAAAATTAAAAGAAAAGAGATTAGGCAGAACGAACAAAGGTCTCGGACTTATGCATTGGAATTTTTATTCATCTAAAGAAAAGGATGTTGATGATCGACTTAGTAAGGAAGTAGGAATGAATTTTAAACTGCGGAGAAACTGCAGATTAGAAAATTTTAATTTTGCAATAACATCAAATGAATTTAAAAGTTTAAAATTTAGAATCAATATTTACGACATAAAAAATGATAAACCTGATTCTTTAATAATAACGGAGAATATAATATTTGAGCTGAAAGATCAAATACTTGGATGGAATTCAATTGACTTGAACCCATATAATATTTATTTAAAACAAGATCTTGAAGAGTTTGTTGTAACTATACAATGGGTTGAAAGTAAAAAAGAAAATAAAAAGAGTAAATTTTTCGGAATTCCTGCCAGTACTTCACCATTTCATAAAATTTATTATAGAGAAAAGGCCATGGACGATTTTGAATCCCAGACATGA
- a CDS encoding type II toxin-antitoxin system ParD family antitoxin has product MSRQSISFTKPNDEWLKSQVDNQEYSSKSELVNDLIRQARNQQIQIDYIKDKIERAEKSGFTKDSKEQILAQSKSMLNE; this is encoded by the coding sequence ATGTCAAGACAAAGTATTTCGTTCACAAAGCCTAACGATGAATGGCTAAAATCACAAGTTGATAATCAAGAATATTCTAGTAAAAGCGAATTAGTAAACGACCTGATACGACAAGCTCGTAATCAACAAATTCAAATTGATTATATTAAGGATAAAATTGAAAGAGCCGAGAAAAGTGGATTTACAAAAGATAGTAAAGAACAAATATTAGCGCAATCGAAATCGATGCTTAATGAGTAA
- a CDS encoding type II toxin-antitoxin system RelE/ParE family toxin translates to MSNYKLSNVAKEDLIRIHQFGIKRFGVTQADKYLERFFEYFDLIAEQPYTFESVDFIKRGYRRCVYGSDSIYYKMENNLVEIITIIGRQDLSNIR, encoded by the coding sequence ATGAGTAATTACAAATTAAGTAACGTTGCTAAAGAAGATTTAATTAGAATCCATCAATTTGGAATAAAAAGATTTGGTGTAACTCAAGCCGACAAATATCTTGAAAGATTTTTTGAATACTTTGATTTGATTGCAGAGCAACCTTATACGTTTGAATCGGTTGATTTTATAAAACGTGGTTATAGAAGATGTGTTTACGGATCAGATTCAATCTATTATAAAATGGAAAATAATCTCGTTGAGATAATAACTATAATTGGCCGACAAGATCTTAGCAATATTCGATAA
- a CDS encoding IS110 family transposase encodes MKNEILKLSLGVDISKETLAVCLCRLTARLAKEFEDPFEVSNNLPGFKKLVKWLLKNASSPEDIFIVMESTGIYHEALVYHLYMEGFPVSVMQSGRVKRYAQSLDQRSKTDALDSRMLAMLGCERELALWSPPDPILRQLKGLSRERSFLLKEKQIERNRLHALEHSVYKSKRELKRYGQRLKLIEKQLIEIEKEMEILVKNDPQMHQRIKHLESIPGISFKSAATVVGETLGFTGFTNAKQLTSYAGFDVVLKESGAYKGKTRISKKGNKHIRSALYMPAMSAIQWNPTLRKFYERVQPTKVKPMIALVAVERKLLVLMYSLWKNKIDYDPEHEQKKTARTEVLAAQDRSNLALTTS; translated from the coding sequence ATGAAGAATGAAATTTTGAAACTCTCTTTAGGAGTAGATATCTCAAAAGAGACTTTGGCTGTTTGTTTGTGCCGTCTAACGGCTAGACTTGCAAAGGAGTTTGAAGATCCATTTGAGGTTAGTAATAATTTACCAGGTTTTAAAAAGTTGGTAAAGTGGTTACTTAAAAATGCCAGTTCTCCAGAAGATATATTTATCGTTATGGAATCGACAGGTATTTATCATGAAGCTTTAGTATACCATCTCTATATGGAAGGATTTCCTGTAAGTGTTATGCAATCAGGACGTGTAAAGCGCTATGCTCAAAGTTTGGATCAACGTTCCAAGACCGATGCCTTAGATAGCCGGATGCTTGCCATGCTTGGCTGTGAAAGAGAGTTGGCATTATGGAGCCCACCAGATCCAATATTACGTCAATTAAAAGGGCTGAGTCGGGAACGATCTTTTTTACTAAAGGAAAAGCAGATTGAGCGAAATAGACTTCATGCCTTAGAACACTCCGTTTATAAAAGCAAGCGGGAGCTAAAGCGCTATGGACAGCGATTAAAATTGATTGAAAAGCAGTTGATAGAAATAGAAAAGGAGATGGAAATTCTAGTTAAGAATGATCCACAGATGCATCAAAGAATTAAGCATTTGGAAAGTATCCCCGGGATCTCTTTTAAATCTGCAGCGACCGTAGTAGGTGAAACTTTGGGTTTCACCGGTTTTACTAATGCTAAACAATTGACCAGCTATGCAGGATTTGATGTGGTCTTGAAAGAATCTGGTGCTTATAAGGGAAAGACGAGAATCAGTAAGAAAGGGAATAAACATATTCGCAGTGCACTATATATGCCAGCGATGAGTGCCATACAATGGAATCCAACCTTGAGAAAATTTTACGAACGAGTCCAACCCACTAAAGTCAAACCAATGATAGCCTTAGTAGCAGTAGAGCGAAAGCTATTGGTATTAATGTATAGTTTATGGAAAAATAAAATAGATTACGATCCAGAACATGAGCAAAAAAAGACAGCAAGAACCGAAGTCCTTGCTGCACAGGATAGAAGCAATTTAGCATTGACAACTTCCTAA
- a CDS encoding helix-turn-helix domain-containing protein codes for MAGFGNFIKVEREKRDWTQIEFGEKIGINSSAISRIENGSQKFSKTKLDSLSELFDIEIQKIKDLFFADKFAREAFKYKCSDSIFSVAEETVNYLKSTNIKQGKLDFDNE; via the coding sequence ATGGCAGGTTTTGGAAATTTCATTAAAGTAGAGAGAGAAAAACGAGATTGGACTCAAATTGAATTTGGGGAAAAAATTGGAATTAACTCAAGTGCGATTAGTCGAATAGAAAATGGTTCTCAAAAGTTTAGTAAGACTAAACTCGATTCTTTGTCCGAACTCTTCGATATTGAAATACAAAAAATCAAAGACTTATTCTTCGCTGATAAATTTGCAAGAGAGGCTTTTAAATATAAATGTTCCGATTCCATTTTTTCTGTTGCAGAAGAAACGGTAAACTATTTAAAAAGCACCAATATTAAACAAGGAAAACTCGATTTTGATAATGAATAA
- a CDS encoding DNA cytosine methyltransferase: protein MNKKSTVLDLFSGCGGLSYGFEKAGFEVKYGIDNWADALKTFKYNHKNSLAIQADLGVINAKELIEEYKINDIDFIIGGPPCQGFSIAGHRNINDERNLLYKSYLDFIAILKPSGFLLENVPNIMSMGKGSVKENIIEDFTKIGYKIKSKILLASEYGVPQNRRRAFFVGFKNNDDYEFPEQIINEIVNTKDAISDLPDLDLEDGSKYPLKIKSQYQQKMRNGIKSLHNHQLTNHTPKTVKIISLVPDGGNYKNLPEHLKDTRKVNIAWTRLNSLKPSFTIDTGHRHHFHYEFNRVPTVRESARIQSFPDDFIFLGSKTSQYKQVGNAVPPMLAEELAKSIKKYL from the coding sequence ATGAATAAAAAAAGTACAGTTTTAGACCTTTTTTCAGGATGTGGCGGACTTTCATACGGATTTGAAAAAGCAGGTTTCGAGGTCAAATATGGCATTGATAATTGGGCAGACGCCCTAAAGACCTTTAAATACAATCATAAAAACTCATTAGCCATTCAAGCTGATTTAGGTGTTATAAATGCTAAAGAATTAATTGAGGAATATAAAATAAATGATATTGACTTCATAATTGGTGGCCCACCTTGTCAAGGTTTTTCAATAGCTGGACACAGAAATATAAATGACGAAAGAAATTTATTATACAAATCCTATTTGGATTTTATCGCTATTTTAAAACCGTCTGGTTTCCTTTTAGAAAATGTCCCAAACATTATGTCAATGGGTAAAGGTTCAGTTAAGGAAAATATCATTGAAGATTTTACTAAAATCGGTTACAAGATAAAATCAAAAATACTTTTAGCTTCAGAATATGGAGTTCCTCAAAATAGAAGAAGAGCTTTTTTTGTCGGATTCAAAAATAATGATGATTATGAATTTCCAGAGCAAATAATTAACGAAATAGTAAATACCAAAGATGCAATATCTGATTTGCCTGATTTAGATTTGGAAGATGGCTCGAAATATCCTTTAAAGATAAAATCTCAATATCAACAAAAAATGAGAAACGGTATTAAGTCATTGCATAATCACCAGCTGACCAATCATACGCCCAAAACTGTCAAAATAATTTCATTAGTTCCAGACGGTGGAAATTATAAAAATTTGCCCGAACATTTAAAAGATACAAGAAAAGTAAATATAGCTTGGACAAGATTAAATAGTTTAAAACCAAGTTTTACTATCGATACCGGTCACAGACATCATTTTCATTATGAATTTAACCGCGTGCCTACAGTTCGAGAAAGCGCACGAATACAATCATTTCCTGATGATTTTATCTTTTTGGGTAGTAAAACAAGTCAATATAAACAAGTTGGTAATGCAGTTCCGCCAATGTTAGCAGAGGAACTTGCAAAATCAATCAAAAAGTATTTATGA
- a CDS encoding protein NO VEIN domain-containing protein produces the protein MKKVDTYQIPDEYFFRLHHVRPRFKNDVEEVLLYVANSISELDSLPKKEFRAELNKVLTEFKKNATLKEKTIDNWRTEISALFAFMREDNGNTRPSLSAKRLSNNQYLDEFFNYFLYSFQYPGGHIKPRMIAKQIDAGIRFKPTTFILELLIAGEKLISKPFSFTAEELTQCAYFDLRVTRDGRSPMDVAKMIIEHRSKKVKYNHKYEQLKNQKTGKYPSKGDFHRYAGDILDYMVLANLLNDKGTGYYYYLNDENKDAINYQLNNRVWYSGYDKFYGKTNIANSKIAELEDDWFGFVNSFDNITEFAPSLSSSESESLSILIQEYYSRLKGDKVVPTKIIGDYGESLILAHEFLRTKETKRQHLINKIPTPLGVGYDIQSVEIEKRKRYIEVKTTKSRKVIKNNRFKLTPNELDTADTIGDNYFIYYLVANDDGKNVFVIQNPIRQFEQGNLKIDKHLVVEFSQNAGQWQKLLEIQN, from the coding sequence ATGAAGAAAGTAGATACATACCAAATTCCTGATGAATACTTTTTCAGACTTCATCACGTAAGACCACGTTTTAAAAATGATGTTGAGGAAGTATTACTCTATGTTGCTAACTCAATTTCAGAACTTGACTCTCTACCTAAAAAAGAGTTTCGGGCAGAATTAAATAAAGTGTTGACTGAATTCAAAAAGAATGCGACACTCAAAGAAAAAACTATTGATAATTGGAGGACTGAAATATCTGCATTATTTGCTTTTATGCGAGAAGATAATGGAAACACAAGACCAAGTTTGAGTGCTAAAAGACTTTCAAACAACCAATACTTAGATGAATTTTTTAATTATTTTTTATATTCATTTCAATATCCAGGAGGTCATATTAAACCTCGAATGATTGCTAAACAAATTGATGCTGGAATAAGGTTTAAACCAACTACTTTTATTTTAGAACTTTTAATCGCTGGAGAAAAACTAATTAGCAAACCTTTTAGCTTTACCGCAGAAGAATTAACTCAATGCGCTTATTTTGATTTACGTGTAACAAGAGATGGTAGAAGTCCAATGGATGTAGCCAAAATGATTATTGAACACAGAAGTAAAAAAGTAAAATATAATCACAAATACGAACAACTCAAAAATCAAAAGACAGGAAAATATCCTTCCAAAGGAGATTTTCACAGATATGCTGGCGATATTTTAGATTATATGGTTTTAGCCAATTTACTTAATGACAAAGGAACAGGCTATTATTACTACCTAAACGACGAAAATAAAGACGCTATTAATTATCAGTTAAATAATCGCGTTTGGTATAGTGGTTATGATAAATTTTATGGCAAAACGAATATCGCCAATTCAAAAATTGCAGAATTGGAAGATGATTGGTTTGGGTTTGTCAATAGTTTTGACAACATCACAGAATTTGCGCCTTCGCTTTCATCTTCTGAATCTGAAAGTCTTTCGATTCTAATTCAAGAATATTATTCTCGCTTAAAAGGAGATAAAGTTGTTCCTACTAAAATCATTGGAGATTATGGGGAAAGCTTAATTCTTGCTCACGAGTTTTTGAGGACGAAAGAAACTAAAAGACAACATTTAATTAATAAAATTCCAACACCGCTTGGAGTTGGGTATGATATTCAAAGCGTTGAAATTGAGAAAAGGAAAAGATATATTGAGGTTAAAACTACAAAATCTCGAAAGGTAATAAAAAACAATAGGTTCAAACTTACACCAAATGAGTTAGACACAGCTGATACAATTGGAGACAACTATTTCATTTACTATTTAGTTGCCAATGACGATGGCAAAAATGTTTTCGTTATTCAAAATCCAATTAGACAATTTGAACAAGGTAATCTGAAAATCGACAAACATTTAGTTGTTGAATTTTCTCAAAACGCAGGACAATGGCAGAAATTACTGGAAATACAAAATTAA
- a CDS encoding DNA cytosine methyltransferase, producing MAEITGNTKLKAVSLFSGCGGMDLGIQGNFEFLNENYKALPFEIVYAVDNDPYATRIYNSNFKHKCETKDVRDLKADELPEHDILLGGFPCQSFSISAQNPPRLGYKDVRGKLFFEMVNVLKEKQPRFFVAENVKGLLSANKKKAFPMIIKEFENAGYYVKHQLFDASDYGIPQKRQRVFIIGFKNYQDFAYFKFPKPTTKDDKVKLKTVIDKKANNEDKWFFSERAVEGMMRVREKMNKGRDQDVEQPCNTISSHLSKVSLNSTDPVLKIKGKYRRFTPREASDIQSFPSNFVLNTVSDNRQYRAIGNAVPPVLMWHISNSLFDLISKDCAEKANAESNTHLKSLSQRTAQTLKEYRSAKPIKIEESTTGNIGYRK from the coding sequence ATGGCAGAAATTACTGGAAATACAAAATTAAAAGCAGTTTCACTTTTTAGTGGTTGTGGAGGAATGGATTTAGGTATTCAAGGAAATTTTGAATTTCTTAATGAAAACTACAAAGCACTTCCATTTGAAATTGTATATGCTGTAGATAATGACCCTTACGCTACAAGAATATATAATAGCAATTTCAAACATAAATGTGAAACGAAAGATGTTAGAGACTTGAAAGCGGATGAGCTTCCAGAACACGATATACTATTGGGTGGATTTCCCTGTCAATCTTTTTCAATAAGTGCACAAAATCCGCCGAGACTTGGATACAAAGATGTGAGAGGAAAGCTATTTTTTGAAATGGTAAATGTCTTAAAAGAAAAGCAACCGAGATTTTTTGTAGCCGAAAATGTCAAAGGCCTTCTTTCTGCAAATAAAAAGAAGGCATTTCCAATGATTATTAAAGAATTTGAAAATGCAGGTTATTATGTAAAGCATCAATTGTTCGATGCATCCGACTATGGAATTCCACAAAAAAGACAGCGTGTTTTTATAATTGGCTTTAAAAATTATCAAGATTTCGCTTACTTTAAATTTCCAAAGCCAACGACAAAAGATGATAAAGTAAAGCTTAAAACCGTTATTGACAAGAAAGCTAATAACGAGGATAAATGGTTTTTTAGTGAAAGGGCAGTCGAAGGAATGATGAGAGTTCGTGAAAAAATGAATAAAGGGCGTGACCAAGATGTAGAGCAACCTTGCAATACAATCAGTTCTCACTTATCTAAAGTTAGCCTGAATAGCACAGACCCAGTTCTAAAAATAAAAGGCAAGTATAGAAGATTTACACCAAGAGAGGCGTCTGATATTCAATCATTTCCAAGTAATTTTGTACTCAATACTGTATCTGACAATAGACAATATAGAGCAATTGGTAATGCAGTTCCACCAGTATTAATGTGGCATATTTCCAATTCATTATTTGATTTGATTTCTAAAGATTGTGCGGAAAAAGCCAATGCTGAGAGCAATACACATTTAAAGTCGCTCAGCCAGCGCACCGCCCAAACTTTAAAAGAGTATCGCTCTGCCAAACCTATCAAGATTGAGGAAAGCACTACAGGTAACATCGGTTATCGCAAATAG